The genomic interval GACGCCCATTTCGAAGTTCATGCGGGTCTGCAGCACATCCTTGAGCACCACCACATCGCGCTCCTGAATGTGCCGGCGGTCTTCGCGCAGGTGCACGGTGATGCCGTCGGCACCCGCTTCTTCGGCGTCCAGGGCAGCCTTGACCGGATCAGGGTAACGCGTGCCCCGGGCCTGGCGCAGCGTCGCCACGTGGTCGATATTTACGCCGAGAAGCATGCGGTTGCTGTGAGTCACGAAAGGCTCTCCTGAAGATTGAGCCCCACAGCATACGACGTGATCAACGCTTGCGAAACAGTTCCCGGCTGACCAGGGGTTTGGCGCCCAGGTGAACGGCCAGTGCCTGACGCATCAACCGCTTGGCTGCGAGCAGCGCCCCCGGGGCTTCCCAGTCGGCTTGCGCCAGGGCCAACAGCTCGCCCCCCAGGAACAACCCGGGCTGCAGCAACTCGACCCGCTCAAGCCCGGCATCCACGCGCAAGCGGTAGCGGCCATCGGCGGCGATCGGCAAGTCGTTCACGTCATGCTGCAACGAAAACGCATAACCGAGCTCGTCCAGCAGGCGCCATTCGAAAGAACGCAACAACGGCTCCAGGGGGCGCCCGGCGGCCAGCGCCTGCAATGTCAGGGTGTAGTGCTCGAACAGCGCAGGGTGAGGGGCTTCGGCGGGCAGCAAACGCATGAGCAGCTCGTTGAGGTACAACCCGCTGAACAGCGCATCGCCGTGCAACCAGGCGGCGATACCGAGCGTCTCCAGGCGGCCAACATTCTTCAGCTCGCCGCGCCCGCGCAGCTCCACTTCCAGCGGCACGAACGGCCGCACCAGGCTGCCACCTTTGCCCCGCGCACGGCGCAACACGGCCCGCACACGGCCTTGCGGCGTGAGGAAGTCCACCAGTGCGCTGGTTTCCTTGTAGGCACGACTGTGCAGCACATAGGCCGGCTGGCCGACAGGTTGTTCCATGGCAATCACTTGTCCCAAGGCCAATCGGGCCGCTATGCGGCCCATCGCCGGCAAGCCGGCTCCTACAGGGCTCGGTAGCGCTGCGGTTGTGTGGGAGCCGGCTTGCCGGCGATGGGCTGCAAGGCAGCCCCAAGCCCATACAGCAGGGGTTACAGGTCGCCGTAGCCCAGCGAGCGCAGGGCGCGCTCATCGTCGGACCAACCGCCTTTGACCTTGACCCAGAGGTTGAGCATGACCTTGGCGTCGAACAGCACTTCCATGTCCTTGCGCGCGTCGGAGCCAATGCGTTTGATACGCTCGCCCTTGTCACCGATGATGATCTTCTTCTGGCCATCGCGTTCGACCAGGATCAGCGCATGGATGTGCAACACGTGCCCTTGCTGCTTGAACTCTTCGATCTCTACGGTGATCTGGTACGGCAGCTCCGCACCCAACTGGCGCATGATCTTCTCGCGCACCAGTTCAGCGGCCAGGAAACGGCTGCTGCGGTCGGTGATCTGGTCTTCCGGGAAGAAGTGCTCGTTCTCCGGCAGGTGCTTGGCGATCAGGCCTTCCAGCGCTTCGAGGTTATGCCCCTGTTGCGCGGAGATCGGTACCACTTCCGCGTTCGGCAGTTGCTCCTGCAGCCATTGCAGGTGTGGAATCAAATCGGCTTTTTCTTCCAGGCGGTCGGTCTTGTTGACCGCCAGGATGACCGGGCCGCTGACGTACTGGACGCGCTCGAGCACCAACTGGTCCTCGTCGGTCCAGCGGGTACGGTCAACCACGAAGATCACCACGTCGACGTCTTTCAGGGCGGCCGAAGCGTTACGGTTCATGTAACGGTTCAGGGCCTTGTCGTTGGCCTTGTGCATACCCGGCGTGTCGACGTAGATCGCCTGCACATCACCCTCGGTCTTGATGCCGAGCATGTTGTGGCGGGTGGTCTGCGGCTTGCGCGAGGTGATCGCCAGCTTCTGCCCGAGGATGTGGTTGAGCAAGGTCGACTTGCCCACGTTGGGGCGGCCGACAATGGCCACGTAGCCGCAGCGAGTCGGGTTGTTATCAGTCATTGCCATTCTCCACGCCCAGGGCGATCAATGCAGCCGCAGCGGCGACTTGCTCAGCGATACGCCGGCTCACACCCTGACCACGGCTCTTGTTGTTCAGCAGCACCACTTCGCATTCGACGAAGAAGGTACGGCAGTGCGGTTCGCCCTGGATATCCACCACCTCGTAGCGCGGCAGCTCACAGCTGCGCGACTG from Pseudomonas kermanshahensis carries:
- the recO gene encoding DNA repair protein RecO; translated protein: MEQPVGQPAYVLHSRAYKETSALVDFLTPQGRVRAVLRRARGKGGSLVRPFVPLEVELRGRGELKNVGRLETLGIAAWLHGDALFSGLYLNELLMRLLPAEAPHPALFEHYTLTLQALAAGRPLEPLLRSFEWRLLDELGYAFSLQHDVNDLPIAADGRYRLRVDAGLERVELLQPGLFLGGELLALAQADWEAPGALLAAKRLMRQALAVHLGAKPLVSRELFRKR
- the era gene encoding GTPase Era, which produces MTDNNPTRCGYVAIVGRPNVGKSTLLNHILGQKLAITSRKPQTTRHNMLGIKTEGDVQAIYVDTPGMHKANDKALNRYMNRNASAALKDVDVVIFVVDRTRWTDEDQLVLERVQYVSGPVILAVNKTDRLEEKADLIPHLQWLQEQLPNAEVVPISAQQGHNLEALEGLIAKHLPENEHFFPEDQITDRSSRFLAAELVREKIMRQLGAELPYQITVEIEEFKQQGHVLHIHALILVERDGQKKIIIGDKGERIKRIGSDARKDMEVLFDAKVMLNLWVKVKGGWSDDERALRSLGYGDL